The Clostridia bacterium genome has a window encoding:
- a CDS encoding radical SAM protein: MICNYCPRHCNTDRSSNKGFCNMGERPVVAKAFLHMWEEPCISGVNGSGTVFFSGCNLKCVYCQNFPISQQNFGKEISEEELSKIFIRLMKKGAHNINLVNPSHFVFQIRNSIEAVKGLDIPVVYNSNGYEGRAGLEMMDGWVDVYLPDFKYYSKDVSLKYSGAPDYSAVAADAIIEMYRQVGDPVFDKNGIIKSGLIIRHLILPGLAQESIRILDWIKENLPQSVMISLMSQYIPFYKADSYNEINRRITRKEYEKVVNHAIKIGLDNGYIQERCSAEEEYVPEFDLRGVIGEE; this comes from the coding sequence ATGATTTGCAATTATTGTCCCAGACACTGTAATACTGATAGAAGCAGTAATAAAGGCTTTTGCAATATGGGTGAACGGCCCGTAGTAGCAAAAGCATTTTTACATATGTGGGAAGAGCCCTGTATAAGTGGAGTAAATGGTTCGGGGACGGTGTTTTTCTCAGGCTGTAATTTAAAGTGTGTATACTGCCAGAACTTCCCTATAAGTCAGCAGAATTTCGGAAAAGAGATTTCAGAAGAAGAATTAAGTAAGATATTTATCAGACTTATGAAAAAGGGTGCGCATAATATAAACCTTGTTAACCCCAGCCATTTTGTTTTTCAAATAAGAAACAGTATTGAGGCGGTAAAAGGTCTTGATATACCTGTTGTGTATAATTCTAACGGGTATGAAGGAAGAGCGGGCTTAGAAATGATGGATGGTTGGGTAGACGTCTATCTGCCTGATTTTAAATACTATAGTAAGGATGTATCTTTAAAATATTCTGGCGCGCCGGATTATTCTGCTGTTGCTGCAGATGCCATAATTGAAATGTACCGGCAGGTAGGGGATCCAGTGTTTGATAAAAATGGCATCATAAAAAGTGGCCTCATTATCCGCCATCTCATACTTCCTGGGTTGGCGCAGGAATCTATAAGGATCCTTGACTGGATAAAGGAGAATTTGCCGCAGAGCGTCATGATCAGCCTGATGAGCCAATACATACCTTTTTATAAAGCTGACAGCTATAATGAAATAAACAGGAGAATAACCAGAAAAGAATATGAAAAAGTAGTAAATCACGCAATTAAAATCGGGTTGGATAACGGGTATATCCAGGAACGGTGTTCTGCTGAGGAAGAATATGTACCTGAGTTTGATCTTAGGGGAGTAATTGGAGAAGAATAA
- a CDS encoding serine/threonine-protein kinase has product MKKGFLVDGKYKIIDTLGKGGMSTVYLAENIKLGTLWAVKEISKVSGSKVDFHVEPNILKKLNHPALPRIFDIVEDDEFVYIIVDYIEGNSLDKELDRFGCIAEETVLVWAKQLCEVLVYLHGFRPNPIIYRDMKPSNIILCSDGSVKLIDFGIAREYKEDSEYDTVYIGTRGYAAPEQFGYGQTNVTTDIYSLGITLLHIVTGHNPEYMSGGIESAESYSGKLSYKMERIISRCIKHDPEERYQSVKEVLSDIEAIIYINKTQHGSDLKLPYTVKVPEDYKKTVGLAGDRASGTTLLTIAISELFGSIGRKTSIIDLTKNCKLYKIFGWENTAEPNEMCDRSKNSWLCLIHGSMEPLKPDKYRNVYTSGAYAPIDRERYLELMERVRGESDIVLIDMDFETDTEIIRYLDQLYIVKDMDMYNIECTSGYLSLLAKQGINLSKVRLILNKYTDSSIKAKAIIDTIVSNSFSEKREYANPFNYERPRYYTVPFDMENYVQAIESINHSRFTCARFTQNFKKAIQEIAKDIYPIRDKCKNRILDIFFGLKETGKDAF; this is encoded by the coding sequence ATGAAAAAGGGCTTTTTAGTAGATGGAAAGTACAAAATAATAGATACCCTCGGCAAGGGGGGGATGAGCACTGTTTATCTGGCAGAGAATATAAAACTGGGCACACTTTGGGCAGTAAAAGAAATAAGCAAAGTGTCAGGCTCAAAGGTAGACTTTCACGTCGAACCTAATATACTAAAAAAGCTTAATCACCCTGCCCTTCCTAGAATTTTCGACATTGTTGAGGATGATGAATTTGTTTATATCATAGTAGATTATATAGAAGGGAATTCGTTGGACAAAGAGCTTGACCGCTTTGGTTGTATTGCAGAAGAAACTGTTCTTGTGTGGGCAAAGCAGCTGTGTGAGGTGCTGGTTTATCTGCATGGGTTCAGGCCTAACCCAATTATTTACAGAGATATGAAGCCTTCAAACATCATATTGTGCAGTGATGGAAGTGTTAAGCTGATTGATTTTGGTATTGCCAGGGAATACAAAGAGGACAGTGAATACGATACGGTATATATAGGAACGAGAGGTTATGCAGCACCCGAACAATTTGGTTATGGACAGACCAATGTAACAACTGATATTTACAGTTTGGGCATAACCCTGCTACATATAGTCACAGGACATAATCCGGAGTACATGTCTGGCGGGATAGAGTCTGCGGAAAGCTATAGCGGAAAGCTGTCTTATAAGATGGAACGGATTATATCGAGATGTATAAAGCATGACCCCGAAGAAAGATATCAGTCGGTAAAAGAGGTATTGAGTGATATCGAGGCTATTATCTATATAAATAAAACGCAACATGGCAGTGATCTAAAATTGCCTTATACAGTGAAAGTGCCTGAAGACTATAAAAAGACAGTAGGGTTAGCCGGTGACAGGGCTTCAGGTACGACACTACTTACTATTGCCATATCAGAGCTTTTTGGGTCTATTGGAAGAAAGACTTCAATCATAGACTTAACAAAAAACTGTAAGCTGTACAAAATATTTGGCTGGGAAAACACTGCTGAGCCGAATGAAATGTGTGATCGCAGTAAGAATAGCTGGCTTTGCCTCATTCATGGCAGCATGGAGCCTTTAAAGCCCGATAAATACAGGAATGTATACACATCTGGAGCATATGCCCCCATTGACAGGGAGAGGTACCTGGAGCTGATGGAGAGAGTAAGGGGCGAGAGTGATATAGTACTGATTGATATGGATTTTGAAACAGATACTGAAATTATCAGATACCTGGATCAATTATATATAGTAAAGGATATGGATATGTATAATATAGAATGCACTTCCGGATATCTGAGCCTTTTGGCAAAACAGGGTATTAACCTGTCAAAGGTAAGATTAATCCTAAACAAGTATACTGATTCTTCGATAAAAGCAAAAGCCATTATTGATACGATTGTTTCAAACAGTTTCAGCGAAAAACGTGAGTATGCAAATCCCTTTAATTACGAAAGACCCAGGTACTACACCGTTCCCTTCGATATGGAAAACTATGTACAAGCTATTGAAAGTATAAACCATAGCAGGTTTACCTGTGCAAGGTTTACACAGAACTTCAAAAAAGCTATACAAGAAATAGCAAAGGATATATACCCTATAAGAGATAAATGCAAAAATCGGATACTGGACATTTTTTTTGGGTTAAAGGAGACAGGAAAAGATGCGTTTTAA
- a CDS encoding CpaF/VirB11 family protein, whose amino-acid sequence MFLNDDTFSAMAREVDNILKDVDRYMQVYRLDRIGAEKEIGRYSQLKNQAALGEKQARDWLVGQYSILLKQLYRLDDESIKEYIDFEDIERNHSRIIFEMLLDVYDLSEIIEKYQIQVRMSAEQVLEIYRAEKDIIRKHFDMAKKIKLLALLTYGREYGQDVIDTLQHHNINEIGVLDKDYIYIVYKGSKIHLQFLKFSDKGVIENIQKKTTQNSPVNYDQHNITLVAAKNNSSRITVAGYDITPTEEDYYYNERIFNLKKITLEEMRDTYRTIDELIYRFLVLNQQGRGRHFITGSDMGLGKSTFLNAMLEKVPDKWGIGILDTQNELQSRKKYPWKNIYTLIENPKRTIAECFEQMLKAARDVIYVGEITKPGEVAELINASLRLNSGVGATMHSLSPFEVVTNIRNLMMRTDMYNNAEVAESDIARGLDLVIHLAKLNCGRIVVESVVEIEYLGHEYNVGTQSGGTFKDRLSGLIDLARLAILKYLSGKPYRYNVIIQYSHGDDTWNAVNEPSRDYFDRLAKYVDRKDIEAFRDFFINGKAGGQNSELA is encoded by the coding sequence ATGTTCCTGAATGATGATACTTTTTCAGCGATGGCAAGGGAAGTAGACAACATACTTAAGGATGTTGACCGGTATATGCAGGTATACCGGCTTGACCGGATAGGAGCAGAAAAGGAAATCGGAAGGTACTCGCAACTGAAAAACCAGGCAGCCCTAGGTGAAAAACAAGCCAGGGATTGGCTTGTCGGACAGTACTCTATATTGCTGAAACAATTATATCGGCTGGACGATGAGTCTATAAAAGAGTACATAGATTTTGAAGATATTGAGAGGAATCATAGCCGTATAATTTTCGAAATGTTGCTTGATGTGTATGATCTGTCGGAAATAATAGAAAAATACCAGATACAGGTAAGGATGAGTGCAGAACAGGTACTGGAAATATACAGGGCTGAAAAAGACATCATAAGAAAGCATTTTGATATGGCAAAAAAGATAAAACTGCTAGCGCTTCTAACATATGGCAGGGAATACGGGCAGGATGTGATCGACACCCTCCAGCATCACAATATAAATGAAATAGGCGTACTTGATAAGGATTATATCTATATTGTATATAAGGGATCCAAGATTCATCTCCAGTTTCTCAAATTTTCTGACAAAGGTGTAATAGAGAATATTCAAAAGAAAACAACTCAAAACTCTCCGGTTAATTACGACCAGCACAATATTACGCTGGTTGCTGCAAAAAACAATTCCAGCCGGATAACTGTAGCCGGCTATGATATAACCCCGACAGAGGAAGATTATTATTATAATGAAAGGATTTTTAACCTGAAAAAAATTACTCTTGAGGAAATGCGGGATACTTACAGGACAATTGACGAGCTGATATACAGGTTTCTGGTATTGAATCAGCAGGGAAGAGGGAGGCATTTTATAACAGGCTCCGACATGGGACTAGGGAAGTCGACATTTTTAAACGCTATGCTGGAAAAAGTGCCTGACAAGTGGGGTATTGGGATTCTGGATACACAAAATGAACTCCAATCAAGAAAAAAATATCCCTGGAAGAACATCTATACACTAATAGAAAACCCTAAAAGGACTATAGCTGAGTGCTTTGAACAGATGCTTAAAGCAGCAAGGGACGTAATATATGTAGGTGAAATTACAAAGCCTGGGGAAGTTGCAGAGCTTATAAATGCTAGTCTGAGGCTTAATTCCGGTGTCGGAGCTACTATGCACTCGTTATCTCCCTTTGAAGTAGTGACCAATATCAGAAATCTTATGATGCGGACAGACATGTATAATAATGCTGAGGTTGCAGAGAGCGATATTGCAAGAGGGCTTGACCTGGTTATACATCTTGCAAAGCTTAATTGCGGCCGGATCGTTGTGGAAAGTGTAGTTGAGATCGAATATTTAGGGCACGAATACAATGTCGGGACGCAGTCCGGCGGGACTTTTAAGGATAGATTATCAGGTTTGATCGATCTGGCACGGCTTGCAATACTCAAATACCTGTCGGGAAAGCCGTACAGATATAACGTAATAATCCAGTATTCACATGGAGATGATACATGGAATGCTGTAAATGAACCTTCCCGGGATTATTTCGACAGGCTGGCTAAATATGTTGACAGAAAAGATATAGAAGCTTTTAGAGATTTCTTTATAAATGGAAAGGCAGGAGGACAGAATAGTGAATTGGCTTAA
- a CDS encoding alpha/beta hydrolase yields MPIANVNGIKLFYDTYGNGEPVVFIHGVAITSRVWDYQKDFISRYYRMIVLDLRGSGRSDKTPAITHTAELLADDLKGLVDYLGYEKVNIVGLSIGAAVAMKFAIKYPHMVSRLILTGAFTDLDGILNFVRKHFAYLVGRMLMTRLFGGLAVKIMLPSASKDELLYYHKNIIKVDKEEIIKYDQILGSYSITPALGRIQAATLLMYGQYEWMLHKYGRLIKGLVKNSQMIIVPGVGHGWNGEKSELFSQYVLKFIKEGTI; encoded by the coding sequence TTGCCTATTGCTAATGTTAATGGAATTAAGCTTTTTTATGACACCTATGGTAATGGCGAGCCGGTAGTATTCATACATGGAGTCGCGATAACTTCCCGTGTATGGGATTATCAGAAGGATTTCATATCCAGGTATTATAGGATGATTGTCTTGGATTTGAGGGGGAGCGGCAGAAGTGATAAAACTCCTGCAATAACCCACACAGCAGAGTTGCTGGCAGATGATTTGAAGGGTCTGGTTGACTACCTTGGGTATGAGAAAGTAAATATCGTAGGACTTTCCATAGGTGCTGCAGTGGCTATGAAGTTTGCCATAAAGTACCCTCATATGGTTAGCAGACTGATTCTTACAGGTGCATTTACGGATCTGGATGGGATATTGAATTTTGTTAGAAAACACTTTGCATATCTGGTGGGGAGAATGCTGATGACAAGATTATTCGGAGGTTTAGCTGTAAAAATAATGCTTCCGAGCGCATCAAAGGACGAGCTTCTTTATTATCATAAAAATATTATAAAAGTAGATAAGGAAGAAATCATAAAGTACGACCAGATATTAGGGTCATATTCAATTACTCCGGCTCTGGGCAGGATACAAGCGGCTACACTGCTTATGTACGGGCAGTATGAATGGATGCTTCATAAATACGGCAGGCTGATAAAGGGATTGGTAAAAAATTCACAAATGATAATTGTTCCGGGTGTAGGACATGGCTGGAATGGTGAAAAATCAGAGCTTTTCAGCCAGTATGTTCTTAAATTTATCAAAGAGGGCACCATATAG
- a CDS encoding AraC family transcriptional regulator — MSENVIPKAWESIMNSVSFLPVIVKSIERFHDVSWSMEPNMHDFFEMVYIKKGDAVFEIAGKPAHIGPNDIIIIKPNQPHKFIVKSEAGCEFIVLNFKFTNQVGGEISETSLEDFLNFVSGKETGPFISLKVSQKNEIITLLNRILKEREGSDLGSEFLNYLLVMELFIFISRALKMEWESSIKYKSPKLKELIEISAKFINNNFEREISLSDIAKFVFLSPSYFTRAFKEEMGISPINYLLKVRVGRAKELLKETDLKISDIALNVGFSNQQRFNEIFKKYSGYTPLQYRKQGEKEN; from the coding sequence ATGAGTGAAAATGTTATTCCAAAAGCCTGGGAAAGCATTATGAATTCTGTCAGTTTTTTACCGGTAATAGTAAAATCAATAGAAAGATTCCATGATGTGAGCTGGTCTATGGAACCAAACATGCATGATTTTTTTGAAATGGTATATATAAAAAAAGGCGACGCTGTGTTTGAAATAGCGGGGAAACCTGCTCATATAGGGCCAAATGACATAATAATAATAAAACCTAACCAGCCTCATAAGTTTATTGTTAAGTCTGAAGCAGGTTGTGAATTCATTGTGCTAAACTTCAAATTCACCAATCAGGTGGGGGGAGAGATTTCCGAGACATCCCTGGAAGACTTCCTTAACTTTGTAAGCGGGAAGGAAACAGGCCCATTCATCTCATTAAAAGTAAGCCAGAAGAACGAGATAATCACTCTCTTAAACAGGATTTTAAAGGAGCGTGAGGGTTCTGACTTAGGAAGTGAATTTCTAAATTACCTTCTTGTAATGGAGCTTTTTATCTTCATATCGAGGGCGCTTAAGATGGAGTGGGAAAGCAGTATAAAATACAAGAGTCCCAAATTGAAAGAACTTATAGAGATTTCTGCAAAATTTATAAATAATAATTTTGAACGTGAAATATCTTTAAGTGATATTGCAAAATTTGTTTTTCTGAGTCCGAGCTATTTTACCAGGGCATTCAAGGAGGAAATGGGCATAAGCCCAATCAACTATCTGTTGAAGGTCAGGGTGGGCAGAGCAAAGGAACTCCTGAAGGAGACAGACTTGAAGATAAGCGATATTGCACTTAATGTGGGTTTTTCCAATCAGCAGAGATTTAATGAAATATTCAAGAAATATTCGGGATATACTCCTCTGCAGTATAGGAAGCAAGGAGAGAAGGAAAATTAG
- the leuC gene encoding 3-isopropylmalate dehydratase large subunit, with translation MGMTMTQKILADHAGLDNVQAGQLIKAKLDMVLGNDITTPVAVKEFRKIGLSKVFDVNKIAIVPDHFTPNKDIKSAEQVKFIREFAKEMGIVNFFEVGQMGVEHALLPEKGLVVPGDVVIGADSHTCTYGALGAFSTGIGSTDMAAGMATGEAWFKVPEAIKFVLKGKPAKWVSGKDVILHIIGMIGVDGALYKSMEFTGEGLQYLSMDDRFAMANMAIEAGGKNGVFEVDEKTLEYVKEHSTKPYKVYKADEDAEYSAVYEIDLSSVKLTVAFPHLPENARTIDNVGDVKIDQVVIGSCTNGRIEDLRVSAEILKGRKVHPDVRCIIIPATQKIWKQAMNEGLFDIFVDSGAAVSTPTCGPCLGGHMGILAKGERAVATTNRNFVGRMGHPESEVYLASPAVAAASAITGKISGPEEL, from the coding sequence ATGGGAATGACAATGACACAGAAAATACTTGCAGATCATGCAGGATTGGATAATGTTCAGGCTGGTCAGCTGATAAAAGCTAAACTGGATATGGTACTGGGAAATGATATCACAACTCCTGTTGCTGTAAAAGAATTCAGGAAAATAGGTCTCAGTAAGGTCTTTGATGTAAACAAGATTGCCATAGTGCCGGATCATTTCACACCTAATAAGGATATCAAATCTGCAGAACAGGTTAAGTTTATCAGGGAATTTGCTAAAGAGATGGGTATAGTGAATTTCTTTGAAGTAGGACAAATGGGAGTTGAGCATGCACTGCTTCCTGAAAAAGGTTTAGTTGTACCGGGAGATGTAGTAATCGGGGCAGATTCACATACTTGTACCTACGGAGCTCTGGGAGCGTTCTCAACAGGTATAGGCAGTACGGATATGGCTGCCGGAATGGCAACAGGTGAAGCGTGGTTCAAGGTTCCTGAGGCAATAAAGTTCGTGTTGAAAGGTAAACCTGCAAAATGGGTAAGCGGTAAGGATGTGATATTACACATCATCGGTATGATAGGTGTTGACGGAGCATTGTACAAATCAATGGAATTTACTGGGGAGGGGCTTCAATACTTGTCTATGGATGACAGGTTTGCAATGGCTAATATGGCAATTGAAGCAGGCGGTAAGAATGGAGTATTTGAAGTTGATGAAAAAACTCTTGAATATGTGAAGGAGCATTCAACTAAACCATACAAGGTATATAAGGCAGATGAAGATGCTGAATATTCAGCGGTATATGAAATAGACCTCAGTTCTGTAAAGCTGACGGTAGCATTCCCTCATCTTCCCGAAAATGCAAGAACAATAGATAATGTGGGAGATGTAAAGATAGACCAGGTTGTTATTGGTTCCTGCACAAACGGAAGAATAGAAGACTTGAGGGTATCTGCAGAAATTCTTAAAGGTAGAAAGGTGCATCCTGACGTAAGGTGTATAATAATACCTGCAACTCAGAAAATCTGGAAACAGGCCATGAATGAAGGTTTATTCGATATCTTCGTTGATTCGGGAGCAGCAGTAAGTACGCCGACATGCGGACCATGTCTTGGCGGGCATATGGGTATCCTTGCAAAAGGAGAGAGAGCTGTAGCTACTACAAACAGGAATTTTGTAGGCCGTATGGGACATCCTGAGAGTGAAGTTTACCTCGCAAGCCCGGCTGTAGCCGCTGCTTCAGCTATTACAGGCAAAATATCAGGTCCGGAAGAGTTATAA
- the leuD gene encoding 3-isopropylmalate dehydratase small subunit, whose amino-acid sequence MQANGKVIKYANNVDTDVIIPARYLNTSDPAELASHCMEDLDKEFVKKANKGDIMVAGKNFGCGSSREHAPIAIKASGISCIIAETFARIFYRNAINIGLPILECPEAAKDIADGDSVSIDFKSGKIFNKTTGKEYTAAPFPEFMQEIMNADGLIGYISKTIKS is encoded by the coding sequence ATGCAAGCAAATGGTAAAGTGATAAAGTATGCAAATAATGTCGATACTGACGTAATCATACCTGCAAGATATTTGAACACATCAGACCCTGCAGAGCTTGCAAGCCACTGCATGGAAGATTTGGACAAGGAGTTTGTAAAAAAGGCAAACAAAGGGGATATAATGGTTGCAGGCAAGAATTTCGGTTGCGGTTCGTCAAGGGAGCATGCACCTATCGCTATAAAAGCTTCAGGTATTTCATGCATAATAGCTGAAACTTTTGCAAGGATATTCTACAGAAATGCTATAAATATAGGGCTGCCTATTCTGGAGTGTCCTGAAGCAGCTAAAGATATAGCAGATGGTGATTCTGTAAGTATTGATTTTAAGAGTGGAAAAATATTTAATAAAACAACGGGCAAAGAGTACACTGCGGCTCCCTTCCCTGAGTTTATGCAGGAAATAATGAATGCGGACGGCCTTATCGGCTATATAAGTAAGACAATCAAGAGTTGA
- the leuB gene encoding 3-isopropylmalate dehydrogenase, translated as MKFNITVLPGDGIGPEVIEQAIGLIDAVSKKYGHEFVLTEQKIGGCAIDEYGVPLPEKTLESCKKSDAVLLGAVGGLKWDVLPGNIRPEAGLLAIRAGLGLFANLRPAVIYKALKDASPLRSDIVKDGIDIMVVRELTGGMYFGDRGRMQTEKNGEAAYDTESYSTLEVERIARLAFETAMKRGKKLTSVDKANVLESSRLWREVVLKVAKEYPEVELSHMYVDNAAMQLVRNPMQFDVIVTTNMFGDILSDEASMITGSIGMLPSASLGNGTLGLYEPIHGSAPDIAGQNKANPIATILSVGMMMKYSFGLDTIAEDIEAAVVRVLDKGYRTGDISSGEAKIVGTKEMGQLIRDELAKS; from the coding sequence ATGAAGTTTAATATAACAGTGCTTCCGGGAGATGGCATAGGTCCGGAGGTAATAGAACAAGCCATAGGTTTGATAGACGCTGTAAGCAAAAAGTACGGGCATGAATTTGTACTGACAGAGCAAAAGATAGGGGGATGCGCCATAGATGAATATGGAGTGCCTCTTCCGGAAAAAACGCTTGAGAGCTGTAAAAAAAGTGATGCGGTGCTTTTAGGTGCGGTAGGCGGACTTAAGTGGGATGTACTTCCGGGGAATATAAGACCGGAGGCCGGATTGCTTGCTATCCGTGCAGGTTTGGGACTATTTGCGAATCTGAGGCCTGCAGTGATTTATAAGGCACTGAAGGATGCTTCCCCACTCAGGAGTGACATCGTCAAGGACGGTATAGATATAATGGTTGTCCGTGAACTGACCGGGGGAATGTATTTTGGAGATAGAGGCAGAATGCAGACCGAAAAGAACGGTGAAGCAGCCTACGATACAGAATCATATAGCACTTTAGAGGTAGAGAGAATTGCCCGTCTTGCATTTGAGACGGCTATGAAGAGAGGCAAAAAGCTTACTTCCGTGGATAAGGCAAACGTGCTGGAAAGTTCGAGACTCTGGCGGGAAGTGGTGCTGAAGGTAGCTAAGGAATATCCGGAAGTCGAGCTCAGCCATATGTATGTAGACAATGCAGCAATGCAGCTGGTAAGAAACCCTATGCAATTTGATGTAATAGTTACAACAAATATGTTCGGTGATATTTTATCCGATGAAGCTTCCATGATTACAGGTTCCATTGGCATGCTGCCTTCAGCAAGCCTTGGGAACGGAACTCTTGGATTATATGAACCGATACATGGGTCTGCACCGGACATTGCCGGGCAGAATAAGGCAAATCCTATAGCTACAATCCTGTCAGTAGGTATGATGATGAAATACTCTTTTGGACTTGATACTATAGCTGAAGATATTGAGGCAGCAGTTGTAAGAGTTCTGGATAAGGGTTACAGGACAGGAGATATCTCTTCAGGTGAAGCTAAAATTGTAGGAACAAAAGAGATGGGACAGTTAATAAGAGATGAACTGGCTAAATCTTAA
- a CDS encoding ABC transporter permease: MGFYVLKRFLYSILTLLIVVTVTFMLMHEIPGSIYTGEKKLPAAIERNIKAKYGLDQPLYRQYLKMLDNLAHLDFGDSMISQGRSVNKIIGDHFPVSAKLGLISIFLCLLAGIPLGIASALHKDKWQDYISMIVATLGVTIPSFVVATLSQYFLSVKLGIFPVIGFKSVWHAVLPAVALSFFPLSFIARLVRSSMVETLEQDFIRTARAKGLSESTVVYKHALKNALLPVVTYLGPLTASILTGSFIIERIFNIPGLGRYFVDSISNRDYTVIMGVTVFYAVFLIIMNFIVDIIYLFIDPRIKLIR, from the coding sequence TTGGGGTTTTATGTACTAAAGAGGTTTTTATACTCTATCCTCACACTGCTTATAGTTGTTACAGTTACGTTCATGCTTATGCATGAAATACCTGGAAGTATCTATACCGGTGAAAAGAAGCTGCCTGCGGCTATCGAAAGAAACATCAAGGCTAAATACGGGCTTGATCAGCCTTTATACAGGCAGTATCTCAAGATGCTGGATAATCTGGCACATTTGGACTTCGGAGATTCAATGATATCCCAAGGTAGAAGTGTAAATAAAATTATCGGTGACCATTTCCCTGTGTCTGCAAAACTGGGGCTTATATCAATCTTTTTATGTCTGCTTGCAGGAATTCCTCTGGGTATAGCATCTGCCTTGCATAAAGATAAATGGCAGGACTATATAAGTATGATAGTGGCAACCCTTGGAGTTACTATACCAAGTTTTGTTGTAGCAACTCTGTCTCAATATTTTCTCTCTGTTAAGCTCGGAATTTTTCCTGTAATAGGTTTTAAATCAGTATGGCATGCAGTGCTTCCTGCTGTTGCGCTTTCATTCTTTCCCCTTTCATTCATCGCGAGACTTGTACGCTCAAGCATGGTGGAGACTTTGGAGCAGGATTTCATAAGAACAGCAAGGGCTAAGGGCTTGAGCGAGAGTACGGTTGTATATAAACATGCGCTAAAAAATGCCCTGCTTCCTGTAGTAACCTATCTTGGACCTCTTACTGCAAGTATTCTGACTGGCAGCTTTATTATCGAAAGAATCTTTAATATCCCGGGACTTGGCCGGTACTTTGTAGACAGTATTTCAAACAGGGATTATACCGTAATAATGGGAGTTACCGTGTTTTATGCTGTATTCCTCATTATTATGAACTTCATCGTGGATATTATTTATCTGTTTATAGATCCAAGAATAAAGCTGATCAGGTAG
- a CDS encoding ABC transporter permease encodes MNISAELFKPANRKNQNRSTNIVRPSLTYWQDVWRRLRKNRVAMVSLCVIILITLISIAGPMFSPYSYSDQLKEQEGLRPCPEHPLGTDTLGRDMLVRVLYGARISLSVGIVASIINLVIGVLYGGIAGYFGGRVDSIMMRIVDILYVIPLTLYVILLMVIMDGYSEKIFSLPFLSMFRAAGPALISVYIALGLTYWLEMARIIRGQVLSLKEQEYVTAARALGAGHLRILLRHLIPNCIGSVIVIITLQIPSAIFTEAFLSFIGLGVDAPMASLGSLASDAAGSIRSYFYLLVSPSVAICLIILAFNLFGDGIRDALDPRMRK; translated from the coding sequence ATGAATATTTCCGCAGAACTATTTAAGCCTGCAAACAGGAAAAACCAAAACAGAAGTACAAATATAGTGCGGCCCAGCTTGACGTATTGGCAGGATGTATGGAGACGTCTAAGAAAAAACAGGGTTGCTATGGTCAGCCTTTGTGTGATAATTCTGATAACTTTGATTTCCATAGCAGGACCTATGTTCTCACCATACTCCTACTCTGACCAGCTTAAGGAACAGGAAGGCTTAAGGCCTTGCCCGGAGCATCCTTTAGGGACTGATACTTTGGGGAGGGATATGCTGGTCAGGGTATTGTACGGTGCCAGAATATCCCTAAGCGTCGGTATAGTTGCAAGCATTATAAACCTTGTGATCGGTGTATTATACGGTGGGATAGCCGGCTATTTTGGTGGCAGAGTGGATAGCATAATGATGAGGATTGTAGATATTCTTTATGTAATTCCGCTTACCCTCTATGTCATTCTTCTGATGGTCATAATGGATGGATACAGCGAAAAAATCTTTAGTCTTCCATTCCTGTCCATGTTCAGGGCCGCAGGTCCTGCGCTTATCAGCGTATATATTGCTCTTGGCTTAACGTATTGGCTCGAAATGGCCAGAATCATAAGGGGACAGGTTTTAAGCCTGAAGGAGCAGGAATATGTCACAGCTGCACGTGCTTTAGGTGCCGGGCATTTAAGAATATTGCTGAGACATCTGATTCCCAATTGCATAGGGTCGGTAATTGTAATTATTACTCTTCAGATTCCCAGTGCCATATTTACTGAAGCCTTTTTAAGCTTTATAGGTCTTGGCGTTGACGCTCCAATGGCTAGTCTTGGGAGTTTGGCCTCCGATGCGGCGGGCAGTATCAGATCCTATTTCTACTTGCTTGTATCACCGTCAGTCGCCATATGCCTTATAATACTTGCATTTAATCTGTTTGGTGATGGAATAAGAGATGCACTTGACCCGAGGATGAGAAAATAG